From Sediminibacterium sp. TEGAF015, a single genomic window includes:
- a CDS encoding alpha-L-fucosidase: MIRAFLFSFLIFSAFSLLAQSKQANQIAPTYQPTLANLQARNQFQSNRFGLFVHWGVSSMLGAGEWVMQNRNIKVKDYVRLKETFYPSQFNAEEWVTAAKNAGMKYIVFITRHHDGFSNWDTKQSDWKITNTPYGKDVLKMLAEECKKQGLQLGLYYSTLDWFREDYPYSTGRTGQGTGRKTGGNYDAYLQFMKAQLTELLTNYGDIMSIWFDGHWDQTNPEGSTDRSSRINWKYEEIYSLIHRLQPQCLIGNNHHLDPLPGEDFQMFEKDLPGQNHTGLSFQKPSDQLPLETCETMNNSWGYNITDHAYKSTRQIIHYLVKAASLNTNLLLNVGPMPNGKIQPENIDTLKQVGAWMEKFGSTIRGTYGNILPAQEWGVITAKDNSHFVHILERHQKPFIFIPLSGKQLTKATLFSNGTPVKFKQVPEGVFLYLDGIVFDTIDTVVQLIWQ; this comes from the coding sequence ATGATACGTGCATTTCTTTTCTCGTTTCTCATTTTTTCTGCATTCTCTTTATTGGCTCAGAGCAAGCAGGCTAATCAAATTGCACCTACCTATCAGCCAACTCTCGCTAATCTTCAAGCCAGAAATCAGTTCCAGAGCAATCGATTTGGATTGTTTGTTCACTGGGGAGTATCCAGTATGTTAGGAGCGGGCGAATGGGTAATGCAAAACCGTAACATCAAAGTGAAGGATTATGTAAGACTGAAAGAAACTTTTTACCCAAGTCAGTTTAATGCCGAGGAATGGGTAACTGCTGCTAAAAATGCCGGTATGAAGTATATTGTTTTTATTACCAGACACCATGATGGCTTTTCTAACTGGGATACCAAACAATCCGATTGGAAGATTACCAATACGCCTTATGGCAAAGATGTTTTAAAAATGCTGGCCGAAGAATGTAAGAAACAAGGTTTGCAGTTGGGACTATATTATTCTACGTTGGACTGGTTTAGGGAGGATTACCCATATTCTACTGGCAGAACCGGACAGGGTACAGGTAGAAAGACCGGAGGCAATTATGATGCCTATTTGCAATTCATGAAAGCACAGTTGACAGAACTGCTTACCAATTATGGTGATATCATGTCAATCTGGTTTGATGGTCATTGGGATCAAACCAATCCAGAAGGATCAACTGACAGGTCTTCTAGAATTAACTGGAAGTATGAAGAAATATATTCTTTGATTCATCGCTTGCAGCCTCAGTGTTTAATTGGTAATAATCATCACCTGGATCCATTGCCTGGTGAAGATTTTCAGATGTTTGAAAAAGATTTGCCCGGACAGAATCACACTGGTCTGAGTTTTCAAAAACCCTCTGATCAATTGCCTTTGGAAACCTGTGAAACCATGAATAATTCATGGGGGTATAATATCACTGATCATGCCTATAAATCTACTAGACAAATCATCCATTATTTAGTAAAAGCAGCGTCGTTGAATACCAATTTATTGCTGAATGTAGGACCAATGCCCAATGGGAAAATACAGCCAGAGAATATTGATACACTTAAACAAGTGGGAGCTTGGATGGAAAAATTTGGATCAACTATTCGGGGTACTTATGGTAACATCCTTCCTGCACAAGAATGGGGGGTTATAACAGCAAAGGACAATAGCCATTTTGTTCATATTTTAGAAAGACATCAAAAGCCTTTTATTTTTATCCCACTTTCTGGAAAGCAATTGACCAAAGCCACTTTGTTTTCAAATGGTACACCCGTAAAGTTTAAGCAAGTCCCTGAAGGGGTGTTTTTGTATTTGGATGGAATCGTATTCGATACAATCGATACGGTCGTTCAGCTAATTTGGCAATAA
- a CDS encoding phosphotransferase enzyme family protein, producing MEAVLQKFGIPSDALMIPINSGIINKTWKVCSAKGNYILQQINDHVFAKPELIHSNITAIATYLKKNYSNYLFPAPIQNIDGNPLLQLPEFGYFRVFPFIEGTHTIDVVANPKQAFEAAEQFGRFSAYLGGFNCSQLKVTIPDFHNLSYRYQQFQEALTAGNQERIHNERNLIEKLIRLNFLVKQYDAITNNSSFKKRVTHHDTKISNVLFNEYDNAVCIIDLDTVMPGYFISDVGDMMRTYLCDVSENEEDISKVHIRPDYYYAIVEGYYKEMQHELTAEEKKNFFFAGQFMIYMQALRFLTDYLNNDIYYQIQYPAHNLVRAINQVVLLERLMEYETEFKKMKL from the coding sequence ATGGAAGCAGTCCTACAGAAATTTGGTATCCCTTCCGATGCGTTGATGATTCCAATCAATTCTGGAATTATCAATAAAACCTGGAAAGTCTGTAGTGCTAAAGGCAATTATATACTGCAGCAAATCAATGACCATGTTTTTGCTAAACCAGAATTGATTCACAGTAATATAACAGCAATAGCAACGTATTTAAAAAAGAACTACAGCAATTATTTGTTTCCCGCACCCATTCAGAATATAGACGGAAATCCATTATTACAATTACCGGAGTTTGGCTATTTCAGGGTGTTCCCTTTTATTGAGGGCACACATACTATTGATGTTGTTGCCAATCCTAAACAAGCGTTTGAAGCAGCGGAACAGTTTGGCAGATTTTCAGCATATCTGGGTGGATTTAATTGCAGTCAACTCAAAGTTACCATTCCAGATTTCCATAATCTTAGCTATCGCTATCAACAATTTCAAGAAGCACTTACTGCAGGAAATCAGGAAAGAATTCACAATGAGAGAAATCTGATAGAGAAACTGATTAGGCTGAATTTTCTGGTAAAACAATATGATGCTATCACAAATAATTCTTCATTTAAGAAGCGTGTAACGCATCATGATACCAAAATTAGCAATGTCCTTTTCAATGAGTACGACAATGCTGTTTGTATTATTGATTTAGATACAGTAATGCCCGGTTATTTCATTAGCGATGTGGGAGATATGATGCGAACTTATCTATGTGACGTATCTGAAAATGAGGAGGACATCAGCAAAGTGCATATAAGACCAGATTATTATTATGCTATTGTTGAAGGATATTATAAGGAAATGCAACATGAACTTACAGCCGAGGAAAAAAAGAATTTTTTCTTTGCAGGACAGTTCATGATTTATATGCAGGCCCTGCGTTTTTTAACAGATTATCTTAATAATGATATTTATTACCAGATTCAGTATCCAGCACACAATTTAGTGAGAGCTATCAATCAGGTTGTATTGCTCGAACGATTAATGGAATATGAGACTGAGTTTAAAAAAATGAAATTATGA
- a CDS encoding PAS domain S-box protein, with the protein MIKDKKTYHILVVEDNPGDYLLITDYLEEHISNPNIIHTQNYKETKRQIETSTQKMDVVLLDLSLPDKSGDELIENILEICEDTPVIVLTGYSDIDFSINSISKGIADYLLKDELTGDSLYKSIIYCIERLKKNNELFESEKRYSELFHLSPLPMWVYDIDTLEFLDVNDAAQKHYGYSSEEFLSMTLKDIRPPQDMPAFEEQLKIARQYPKEFISGVFRHIKKNGEIIDVDVQSNYIQYKGRNARVILVNDITDRLEYISAIETKNKELQDIAWLQSHVMRAPVAKILGIVHLLQRIDLDEVEKTILLNDLNACASEIDLVIHDIAKKTHEARLK; encoded by the coding sequence ATGATTAAAGACAAAAAAACATATCATATTCTTGTAGTAGAAGACAACCCGGGCGACTATTTGCTTATAACAGATTACTTAGAAGAGCATATAAGCAATCCGAATATAATCCATACCCAGAATTACAAAGAAACCAAAAGGCAAATTGAAACATCCACACAAAAAATGGATGTGGTTTTGCTAGACCTTTCTTTGCCAGACAAAAGTGGAGATGAGTTAATTGAAAACATATTAGAGATATGTGAAGATACGCCTGTAATTGTGCTAACTGGTTATTCAGATATTGATTTTAGCATTAATTCTATATCCAAAGGCATTGCGGATTATTTATTAAAAGATGAACTAACAGGAGATAGCTTATACAAGAGTATAATCTACTGTATTGAACGATTAAAAAAGAATAACGAGTTATTCGAATCTGAAAAAAGATACAGCGAACTCTTTCACCTTAGCCCCCTTCCTATGTGGGTTTACGATATTGATACGCTTGAGTTTTTAGACGTGAATGATGCTGCTCAGAAACATTATGGGTATAGTTCAGAAGAATTTCTGAGCATGACTTTGAAAGATATTCGTCCCCCACAAGATATGCCCGCTTTTGAAGAACAGTTGAAAATAGCACGTCAATATCCCAAGGAATTTATATCTGGCGTTTTCAGGCATATCAAAAAAAATGGAGAAATAATTGATGTTGATGTACAGAGTAATTACATTCAATACAAAGGCAGAAATGCACGCGTTATACTGGTAAACGATATTACAGACCGACTAGAATATATCAGTGCTATTGAAACCAAGAACAAAGAGTTACAGGATATCGCATGGCTTCAATCCCATGTAATGAGAGCCCCCGTTGCCAAGATATTGGGCATTGTTCATCTATTGCAAAGAATTGATTTAGATGAAGTAGAAAAAACCATTCTATTAAATGATTTAAACGCCTGCGCTTCAGAAATTGATCTGGTAATACATGATATTGCCAAGAAAACCCATGAAGCCAGATTGAAATAG
- a CDS encoding PAS domain S-box protein produces the protein MPTNRNKELLSVAESIAHFGTFEYNAQSGEIICSEGIYFIFGWSTQAPIPHIEEIKAQIEKEDLETLRQVAISLIETGKEAQVECKIEDTQKKGHYINCYVSLKKNAEANNPTILGVVQDITAAKLKEIEVEETKNKLNKILDSSLDIICTVDESGIYTSVSSACYEILGYRPEEMIGRHYTEFVFKEDYHSTQQARSTIMSGISMNYFENKLISKSGKIIPVIWSANWDFSDKIMYCIARDATDIKKQEALQLKNEKRYHALVNNASDAILILNKTGLSTYASPSIFKLTGYTTESFLQLKLLDQIHPKDIPTLLKYYQVSLAKPAEVIVADNIRFKHQDNHWIIIEFTLTNLLEDPFIEGIVINFRDVTEREKALTELKLMESVITNTSDAIIITEAEPYDLPGPKIIFVNEAFTKMTGYSKEEAIGQTPRILQGTKTDKGELAKMRLALQSWQKFDTTLVNYKKNGEEFWVNITITPIANERGWFTHWIAVERNVTEAKTLELEKILLSDISKLFLEDSTLEEILTRSIQKIIFKEEFSLGEIWLLSASNESLSLSAFAGNNDQVIGFYKNNDHFRYINQGQGLPGHVWRTKEITYWEELSNHPGFSRKTLAAQYNVTGMYGIPLLHGNQVIGVLCLGICNANTKKQISSSLFQQLSHLLAAEIIRKKITIELNNIFNSSADLIIIAGMDGNIKKANPAILSILEYDQKEIIDLPFTHFIHPEDEEITRKQAEKLSIGESIVNFENRLITKKGKVKWLAWTFNPSKADNLIYGIGKDITEKKNLEDILNKSNKLARIGSWEIDLIKGTVFWSDITKEIREVEPDFVPTLELGISKFKEGFHRNMIQQKVQDCIEKGTPWDEELLIETFKGNWKWVRSIGEGEFLNGKCIRVYGSFQDINEKKLAQQKMLENNERFSMVAKATNDLIWDWDIISGETIRLGSSFFENLGYHSNFSKSNKSLWLDFIHPDDLERVEKNRNIIFDDPTKNYWEDQYRCKRADGSFAIVYDRGYIIRTSNGTAIKMIGSTQDISKLKQNEIELAQLNKQLTNQAKDLALSNKELENFAYIASHDLQEPLRMISSFLTQIEKKYGHVLDEKGKKYIFFAVDGAKRMRQIILDILEFSRVGRQELSEEEVNVKLLIEEISDLYKKQIEEKNATIELGPMPVIQTYRASLRQVFQNLISNALKYQEEDNKAIISIQCTNEDGFWKFSIQDNGIGIEEEFHDKIFEIFQRLHNKEDYSGTGIGLAIVKKIIEGQGGKIYLESAKGKGSIFYFTIPEKINPTD, from the coding sequence ATGCCTACAAACAGAAATAAAGAGTTGTTGTCGGTTGCAGAATCTATTGCACATTTTGGCACATTTGAATATAATGCCCAATCGGGAGAAATAATTTGTTCAGAAGGCATCTACTTCATTTTTGGATGGTCCACACAGGCTCCTATTCCACATATTGAAGAGATTAAAGCTCAGATTGAAAAAGAGGATCTTGAGACCCTAAGACAAGTAGCCATATCACTTATTGAAACAGGAAAGGAAGCACAAGTTGAATGTAAAATTGAGGATACACAAAAAAAAGGTCATTATATCAATTGTTACGTTTCGTTAAAGAAAAACGCGGAAGCAAACAATCCAACCATACTTGGTGTAGTGCAAGATATTACTGCAGCAAAACTGAAGGAAATTGAAGTTGAAGAAACTAAAAATAAATTAAATAAAATTTTAGACTCATCACTTGACATCATTTGTACAGTAGATGAGTCTGGTATCTATACTTCAGTAAGTTCTGCCTGTTATGAAATTCTAGGGTATAGACCAGAAGAAATGATTGGACGTCACTATACAGAATTTGTTTTTAAAGAAGATTACCATTCAACTCAACAAGCTCGTTCTACCATAATGAGTGGTATAAGCATGAACTACTTTGAAAATAAACTGATTAGCAAATCTGGAAAAATCATACCAGTTATTTGGTCTGCCAACTGGGACTTCTCCGATAAAATCATGTACTGCATTGCCAGAGATGCTACTGATATTAAGAAACAAGAGGCTTTACAATTAAAAAATGAAAAGCGCTACCATGCATTAGTTAACAATGCATCAGATGCCATCTTAATTCTGAATAAAACCGGTTTGTCCACCTATGCTTCCCCATCCATATTCAAATTAACAGGATATACAACCGAATCATTTCTGCAATTAAAGTTGCTAGACCAAATTCATCCTAAGGACATTCCTACCTTATTAAAATATTATCAAGTTTCTTTGGCCAAACCAGCAGAAGTTATTGTTGCAGATAATATCCGATTTAAACACCAAGATAATCACTGGATCATCATTGAATTCACATTAACCAATTTATTGGAAGACCCTTTTATTGAAGGGATAGTGATTAATTTCAGAGATGTAACGGAGAGAGAAAAAGCACTTACCGAATTAAAATTAATGGAGTCGGTCATCACCAACACAAGTGATGCAATAATCATAACAGAAGCTGAACCTTATGATTTGCCAGGTCCCAAAATAATTTTTGTAAATGAAGCATTTACAAAAATGACGGGGTATTCAAAAGAAGAAGCCATAGGTCAGACCCCCAGAATATTACAAGGAACCAAAACAGATAAAGGGGAATTAGCCAAAATGAGATTGGCCTTACAGAGCTGGCAAAAGTTTGATACAACTTTAGTCAACTACAAAAAAAATGGGGAAGAATTTTGGGTCAATATTACCATCACCCCGATAGCTAACGAAAGGGGCTGGTTCACTCATTGGATAGCAGTTGAAAGAAATGTAACAGAAGCAAAAACCCTTGAACTTGAAAAAATACTATTATCAGATATTAGCAAACTCTTTTTAGAAGATTCAACATTAGAGGAAATACTCACGAGATCTATTCAAAAAATAATTTTCAAAGAGGAATTTAGCCTAGGGGAAATTTGGTTATTAAGTGCCAGTAATGAATCTTTATCCTTAAGTGCTTTCGCGGGAAATAACGATCAGGTTATTGGGTTTTATAAAAACAATGACCATTTTAGATATATCAATCAAGGTCAGGGATTACCAGGCCATGTATGGAGAACTAAGGAGATTACTTATTGGGAAGAATTATCCAATCATCCAGGATTTTCGAGGAAAACATTGGCTGCTCAATACAATGTAACTGGAATGTATGGTATACCACTATTACACGGCAATCAGGTGATTGGAGTCCTCTGCCTAGGAATATGTAATGCTAATACAAAAAAACAAATTTCGAGTAGTCTATTTCAGCAACTAAGTCATTTATTGGCTGCAGAAATCATTCGTAAAAAAATAACCATTGAGCTTAATAATATTTTTAATTCTTCAGCCGATTTAATCATAATTGCAGGAATGGATGGTAATATTAAAAAAGCCAATCCGGCAATTTTGTCTATTTTGGAATATGATCAAAAAGAAATCATAGACCTTCCGTTTACGCATTTTATTCATCCGGAAGACGAAGAAATTACCCGTAAACAAGCTGAAAAATTAAGCATCGGGGAATCTATCGTCAATTTTGAAAATAGATTGATTACTAAAAAAGGGAAAGTAAAATGGTTGGCCTGGACATTCAACCCTTCAAAAGCAGACAACCTTATATACGGAATTGGTAAGGACATCACAGAAAAAAAGAACTTAGAAGATATTCTTAATAAGTCTAACAAATTAGCCAGAATTGGTAGCTGGGAAATTGATTTAATAAAAGGCACTGTATTCTGGTCAGATATTACTAAGGAAATAAGGGAAGTAGAACCTGACTTTGTACCCACTTTAGAATTGGGAATATCGAAATTCAAAGAGGGATTTCATAGAAATATGATTCAACAAAAAGTACAAGATTGTATTGAAAAAGGTACACCTTGGGATGAGGAACTACTAATTGAAACCTTTAAAGGAAACTGGAAATGGGTAAGAAGTATTGGAGAAGGTGAATTTTTAAACGGAAAATGCATTCGGGTATACGGTAGTTTTCAGGATATTAACGAAAAGAAATTGGCACAGCAGAAAATGCTGGAAAATAACGAAAGGTTTAGCATGGTAGCCAAAGCTACCAATGACTTGATTTGGGACTGGGATATTATAAGTGGTGAAACCATTCGTCTGGGTTCTTCATTTTTCGAAAATTTAGGGTACCATTCAAATTTTTCTAAAAGCAATAAATCACTATGGCTCGATTTTATTCACCCTGATGATTTAGAAAGGGTTGAAAAAAATAGAAATATCATCTTTGACGATCCTACAAAGAATTATTGGGAAGACCAATACAGGTGCAAAAGAGCGGATGGTTCCTTTGCGATAGTTTATGATCGTGGCTATATAATTAGAACTAGTAATGGCACTGCAATAAAAATGATTGGTTCTACGCAAGACATTAGCAAATTAAAACAGAATGAAATAGAGTTGGCTCAATTGAATAAGCAGCTCACCAATCAGGCAAAAGACCTTGCTTTATCTAATAAAGAACTCGAAAATTTTGCCTACATAGCTTCCCATGATTTGCAGGAACCACTCAGAATGATTAGTAGTTTTTTAACTCAAATTGAAAAAAAATATGGTCATGTACTAGATGAAAAGGGAAAGAAATATATCTTTTTTGCAGTAGATGGTGCGAAAAGAATGAGACAGATTATTCTGGATATTTTAGAATTTTCCAGAGTTGGCAGACAAGAGTTGAGTGAAGAAGAAGTAAATGTTAAGTTACTCATTGAAGAGATTTCTGATCTTTATAAAAAACAAATTGAAGAAAAAAATGCAACTATAGAACTGGGTCCAATGCCTGTTATTCAAACCTATAGAGCTTCTTTGCGGCAAGTATTTCAAAATTTAATTAGCAATGCTTTGAAATACCAAGAAGAGGATAATAAAGCAATCATTTCTATTCAATGTACAAATGAGGATGGATTTTGGAAATTCAGTATTCAGGACAATGGTATTGGTATTGAAGAAGAATTTCATGATAAAATATTTGAAATATTTCAACGACTGCATAACAAGGAAGACTACAGTGGTACTGGCATTGGCTTAGCAATTGTTAAAAAAATAATTGAAGGACAAGGCGGCAAAATATATTTAGAATCAGCCAAAGGGAAAGGGAGTATATTTTACTTCACCATACCGGAAAAAATCAATCCAACAGATTAA
- a CDS encoding NIPSNAP family protein yields MKKRFTLLLCFVTVMAFAKPKHEYYKLIVYHFSSTQQEQTLDQFLTETYLPQLHQSGFAKIGVFKPIANDTAKDKQLIILLNHNNLEKLSQPVQWGLTELGSYNQPIYNRYEQFLLSAFSDMPFMKIPDAAISKTDRIFELRSYESPTEATYRNKVHMFNEGGEVKLFDQLGFNAVFYADVLFGSKMPNLMYMTSFSSIESRNEHWKQFGESATWKRLSSMDFYKNNMSALHSQLLKSTTYSDY; encoded by the coding sequence ATGAAAAAGAGATTTACCCTCCTTTTATGCTTTGTTACCGTAATGGCCTTTGCAAAACCAAAGCATGAATATTACAAGTTAATCGTATATCATTTTTCTTCCACACAACAAGAACAAACGTTAGATCAGTTTTTGACGGAGACCTATTTGCCTCAGTTACATCAAAGTGGTTTTGCCAAAATAGGTGTTTTCAAACCTATTGCTAACGATACTGCAAAAGACAAACAGCTAATTATTTTACTCAATCACAACAACTTGGAGAAGTTAAGCCAGCCTGTCCAGTGGGGTCTTACAGAATTAGGCAGTTATAATCAACCAATATACAACCGCTACGAACAGTTTTTGCTAAGTGCTTTTAGCGATATGCCATTTATGAAAATTCCTGATGCCGCTATTTCCAAAACGGATCGCATTTTTGAATTGAGAAGTTATGAAAGCCCAACAGAAGCTACTTATAGAAATAAAGTACATATGTTCAATGAAGGAGGGGAAGTCAAATTATTTGATCAATTGGGTTTCAATGCAGTGTTTTACGCGGATGTGTTATTTGGATCTAAAATGCCCAATTTGATGTATATGACTAGCTTTAGCAGCATTGAAAGTAGGAACGAGCATTGGAAACAATTTGGAGAATCCGCCACTTGGAAGCGACTTTCTTCCATGGATTTTTATAAGAACAATATGTCTGCCTTACATAGTCAATTGCTGAAAAGCACTACTTATTCAGATTATTAA
- a CDS encoding response regulator, which produces MPKIKPNHILLVEDNEGDILLTTEALQEHALADKITVIRDGKLAIEFLNSLVENNEVKPPDIILLDINLPKKNGHQVLQYIKESESLKQIPVIMLTTSSAEKDIMASYKNHANCYITKPNDVDDFNTVMESIENFWIQTVSLPHQ; this is translated from the coding sequence ATGCCTAAAATAAAACCAAATCATATATTGCTTGTTGAAGACAACGAAGGGGATATTCTATTAACAACAGAAGCACTTCAGGAACACGCTTTAGCAGACAAAATAACTGTCATTAGAGATGGCAAATTGGCAATTGAATTTTTAAATAGCCTGGTTGAAAATAACGAAGTAAAGCCACCTGATATCATTTTATTGGATATTAATTTGCCAAAGAAAAATGGTCATCAAGTGTTACAGTACATAAAAGAATCTGAATCGTTAAAACAGATTCCCGTTATCATGTTAACTACTTCATCTGCCGAAAAAGACATCATGGCCTCATATAAAAATCATGCAAATTGTTATATTACAAAGCCTAATGATGTTGATGATTTTAATACTGTAATGGAATCAATAGAAAACTTTTGGATACAAACAGTGAGTTTGCCTCACCAATAA
- a CDS encoding PAS domain-containing sensor histidine kinase: MKRDLEAEIEKLHKLNMLFEESNTVAKIGVWEVDLKQKTIFWSATTKKIHGVSEDYAPTLHEAFQFFKEGESQKAMLQHYEEAVQLGKSYDIEVQIVKKDGTTVWTRAKGSPEFNNNCCIRVFGTFQDIQDQKEKETALLTSQKELLDIAGKFKGIFQSTFQFIGFLTPDGTLTEANDSALAFAGLQPEEVIGKKFWDCYWWTISKKTQEQLKKSIEKAAKGEFIQYEVEILGAKGATTTILFNLKPLFNEQNEVFSIIPEGRLIQDIVDTRKELISKNQELSQFTTIVSHDLKEPLRMVSQFMTKLNQKYAGILDEKAKQYIFYAVDGAKRMSKMIDELLSYSKIAETQKEITLIHTNALIHDILDSMHQKIEEKSIQVKTENLPDIYGNETGIKILFTNMLNNAIKYTSSAQEPIIHISCETEPAAWKFCIADNGEGIDPDYHQRIFQLFYRINKRENEEGNGVGLATCKKIVDLHKGNIWVDSAAQKGSQFYFTIKKNIHA, encoded by the coding sequence ATGAAAAGAGATTTAGAAGCAGAGATAGAAAAATTGCATAAACTAAATATGCTTTTTGAAGAAAGCAATACTGTAGCAAAAATAGGTGTGTGGGAGGTAGATTTAAAGCAAAAAACTATCTTCTGGTCTGCTACTACCAAAAAAATACATGGAGTATCAGAAGACTATGCTCCTACGCTACATGAAGCATTTCAATTTTTTAAAGAAGGAGAAAGTCAAAAAGCCATGCTGCAGCATTATGAAGAAGCTGTTCAATTAGGCAAATCTTATGATATTGAAGTTCAAATAGTAAAAAAAGATGGAACCACAGTGTGGACCAGGGCTAAAGGAAGCCCTGAATTCAATAATAATTGTTGCATAAGGGTCTTTGGAACCTTTCAAGACATACAAGATCAAAAAGAGAAAGAAACAGCCTTATTGACCTCTCAGAAAGAATTATTAGATATTGCCGGAAAATTCAAAGGTATATTCCAATCCACTTTTCAATTTATTGGATTTCTTACCCCCGATGGTACTCTGACAGAAGCGAATGATTCCGCATTGGCATTTGCTGGTTTACAACCTGAAGAGGTAATTGGAAAAAAATTCTGGGATTGTTACTGGTGGACAATATCTAAAAAAACACAGGAACAATTAAAAAAAAGTATTGAAAAAGCTGCCAAGGGCGAGTTTATTCAATATGAAGTAGAAATATTAGGCGCTAAAGGAGCAACGACTACCATTTTATTTAATCTCAAACCATTATTTAATGAGCAAAATGAAGTTTTCTCCATTATTCCAGAAGGTCGTTTGATTCAAGATATTGTAGATACTAGAAAAGAGCTCATCAGTAAGAATCAAGAATTATCTCAGTTTACAACCATTGTTTCGCATGATTTAAAGGAACCGCTACGAATGGTTAGTCAATTTATGACTAAACTAAACCAAAAATATGCAGGAATACTTGACGAGAAAGCAAAACAATATATATTCTATGCAGTTGATGGTGCCAAAAGAATGAGTAAAATGATTGATGAGTTACTTAGCTATTCCAAAATTGCTGAAACACAAAAGGAAATAACCCTTATTCATACGAATGCATTAATTCATGATATCTTGGATAGTATGCATCAAAAAATTGAAGAAAAATCAATTCAAGTAAAAACAGAAAATTTACCTGATATTTATGGAAATGAAACAGGAATAAAAATTCTTTTTACCAATATGCTAAACAATGCTATAAAATATACAAGCAGCGCACAAGAACCCATAATTCATATCTCTTGTGAAACAGAACCAGCCGCTTGGAAATTTTGTATAGCAGATAATGGTGAAGGAATAGACCCCGATTATCATCAACGTATTTTTCAATTATTTTACAGAATTAACAAAAGGGAAAATGAAGAGGGTAATGGTGTTGGGCTTGCAACTTGCAAGAAGATTGTAGACTTACACAAAGGAAATATTTGGGTTGACTCTGCCGCACAAAAAGGCAGCCAATTTTACTTTACCATTAAAAAAAATATCCATGCCTAA